NNNNNNNNNNNNNNNNNNNNNNNNNNNNNNNNNNNNNNNNNNNNNNNNNNNNNNNNNNNNNNNNNNNNNNNNNNNNNNNNNNNNNNNNNNNNNNNNNNNNNNNNNNNNNNNNNNNNNNNNNNNNNNNNNNNNNNNNNNNNNNNNNNNNNNNNNNNNNNNNNNNNNNNNNNNNNNNNNNNNNNNNNNNNNNNNNNNNNNNNNNNNNNNNNNNNNNNNNNNNNNNNNNNNNNNNNNNNNNNNNNNNNNNNNNNNNNNNNNNNNNNNNNNNNNNNNNNNNNNNNNNNNNNNNNNNNNNNNNNNNNNNNNNNNNNNNNNNNNNNNNNNNNNNNNNNNNNNNNNNNNNNNNNNNNNNNNNNNNNNNNNNNNNNNNNNNNNNNNNNNNNNNNNNNNNNNNNNNNNNNNNNNNNNNNNNNNNNNNNNNNNNNNNNNNNNNNNNNNNNNNNNNNNNNNNNNNNNNNNNNNNNNNNNNNNNNNNNNNNNNNNNNNNNNNNNNNNNNNNNNNNNNNNNNNNNNNNNNNNNNNNNNNNNNNNNNNNNNNNNNNNNNNNNNNNNNNNNNNNNNNNNNNNNNNNNNNNNNNNNNNNNNNNNNNNNNNNNNNNNNNNNNNNNNNNNNNNNNNNNNNNNNNNNNNNNNNNNNNNNNNNNNNNNNNNNNNNNNNNNNNNNNNNNNNNNNNNNNNNNNNNNNNNNNNNNNNNNNNNNNNNNNNNNNNNNNNNNNNNNNNNNNNNNNNNNNNNNNNNNNNNNNNNNNNNNNNNNNNNNNNNNNNNNNNNNNNNNNNNNNNNNNNNNNNNNNNNNNNNNNNNNNNNNNNNNNNNNNNNNNNNNNNNNNNNNNNNNNNNNNNNNNNNNNNNNNNNNNNNNNNNNNNNNNNNNNNNNNNNNNNNNNNNNNNNNNNNNNNNNNNNNNNNNNNNNNNNNNNNNNNNNNNNNNNNNNNNNNNNNNNNNNNNNNNNNNNNNNNNNNNNNNNNNNNNNNNNNNNNNNNNNNNNNNNNNNNNNNNNNNNNNNNNNNNNNNNNNNNNNNNNNNNNNNNNNNNNNNNNNNNNNNNNNNNNNNNNNNNNNNNNNNNNNNNNNNNNNNNNNNNNNNNNNNNNNNNNNNNNNNNNNNNNNNNNNNNNNNNNNNNNNNNNNNNNNNNNNNNNNNNNNNNNNNNNNNNNNNNNNNNNNNNNNNNNNNNNNNNNNNNNNNNNNNNNNNNNNNNNNNNNNNNNNNNNNNNNNNNNNNNNNNNNNNNNNNNNNNNNNNNNNNNNNNNNNNNNNNNNNNNNNNNNNNNNNNNNNNNNNNNNNNNNNNNNNNNNNNNNNNNNNNNNNNNNNNNNNNNNNNNNNNNNNNNNNNNNNNNNNNNNNNNNNNNNNNNNNNNNNNNNNNNNNNNNNNNNNNNNNNNNNNNNNNNNNNNNNNNNNNNNNNNNNNNNNNNNNNNNNNNNNNNNNNNNNNNNNNNNNNNNNNNNNNNNNNNNNNNNNNNNNNNNNNNNNNNNNNNNNNNNNNNNNNNNNNNNNNNNNNNNNNNNNNNNNNNNNNNNNNNNNNNNNNNNNNNNNNNNNNNNNNNNNNNNNNNNNNNNNNNNNNNNNNNNNNNNNNNNNNNNNNNNNNNNNNNNNNNNNNNNNNNNNNNNNNNNNNNNNNNNNNNNNNNNNNNNNNNNNNNNNNNNNNNNNNNNNNNNNNNNNNNNNNNNNNNNNNNNNNNNNNNNNNNNNNNNNNNNNNNNNNNNNNNNNNNNNNNNNNNNNNNNNNNNNNNNNNNNNNNNNNNNNNNNNNNNNNNNNNNNNNNNNNNNNNNNNNNNNNNNNNNNNNNNNNNNNNNNNNNNNNNNNNNNNNNNNNNNNNNNNNNNNNNNNNNNNNNNNNNNNNNNNNNNNNNNNNNNNNNNNNNNNNNNNNNNNNNNNNNNNNNNNNNNNNNNNNNNNNNNNNNNNNNNNNNNNNNNNNNNNNNNNNNNNNNNNNNNNNNNNNNNNNNNNNNNNNNNNNNNNNNNNNNNNNNNNNNNNNNNNNNNNNNNNNNNNNNNNNNNNNNNNNNNNNNNNNNNNTTTTTTTTTATattccccttttttttcattttaatgagCTCGAAATCTTGTCTTAAGGTGGCTCTTTAgcataagttttcaatcaacaatcccaaaccagttggttcaagttgTTAAGTGTTGAGACACTCTTAAAGATTTACTAACTCAAGCCTCTTTCCTTAACACATTCAATCACAGGCATATAACATTGAAATTTTGTTTGGAtagtggtgtccagcacctctttgggttgctaaATGTTCTGTTATAGAGCTACTCTTGATTGTAGGTTTCCAAtcgataatcccgagttagttaactcaagttaccgggtgatgaagcacccctcgGATTTACTAGCCCAAGTATATCTCTTAACATcaatcaccacagacacatatccAAATTTTGTCATTGATGCCTAGCCTTTCATTCTTTGTACTCTATTTTCTTTATTGTCAAGGTTATTTGTGCTTTTACTGTTAAAGTATTTGTGATTCTTAACCGAACTAGTCTTGTATAAGCAAGCAtacttttgaatttcttgaacCTTGATTCTTTCACAATAAATGTGAATATACTAGCACTTTTCTTATGGGACAACATGATCCTTCTTAAGCTAGATTTCTCTCTGTTCTTGCTCAAACTACATCTTTTATTCCAATGACAAGTAAAAGTACTAAAGACAAGCAACCATTCCAAATCTGAGAGTGGTGATGCATGGAATGggcaacataaaagaaaatgcttcaaaaaaaaaaaaatgcatcttAGAAGGTATACCATATTTCAGACATAcatcttctttatttaataaaacataaagaaaaaacataggaacttcaccacctttagtcttcatgtcccttttcctttgcttgattctccttgctttcctttcccctttggatcttctttctttttctttctcagctctccttgttgttttgttgttgaatccccctttggatcttctttctttttacttCTTAGCTCTCCTTGTTGCTTTGTTGTTGAATCCCCCTCTTTTCTTTGCCAAATTCCTGAGCTTATCATTGTCTCCTCTAGCCTCTGTTGATTGAATCTCACCCTTGCTAGTTCTTGCTGTTCAAATATCTTCCGAGCCTCATTAAAACATTTGATTTGTGGGTTGATCAATGGGGGTGTGGAACAGAGGTAACTAAGCTTTTCTTGGGTGCATATGTCATAGTCAAGTCTGTCCTTGTGCCTGGCTTCCTTGAACATTCTGTTTTCATTGAAATCTCTGTAGAGTGTTTCATGTCTAGCATCCAACCTATGGAGAAGTTCCCTTTGCTGAGCTTGCTCTTTCCTTAGTTGAGCTTGTTCTTGTATTACTTTCTCCATGGCTTTTTCATATTCAGCAGTTGAATTATTGATGGCTTCATGCATCTTGGCATATTGTTCTTGTTGCAACTCCATCATGTGTGCTTGGTACTCATTTTGTTGGTTCATCCATTGAACTTGAACCCCTCTTTGTTGATCCATCAATTGCCAAAGGTCCCTTTGTTGTTGaacttgttcctcttggcttcttTGAATTTGTGAATACTGCCCAGAAATCCCTTCCAAGGCGGCTTGGAGTTGGTTCATGTTCAAAGTGTGGGATTCATCCATTTCTTGAGGCTCCTCCTCTTGTCTtacttctttccttttcttccttcttgctAAAGGTTGCCTTTCCAATTGGGTTGTGGTGACAAATTCCAACCTTTCTCGGGTGAGAGGTTTTCCAATAGAGACCACATCagtttcttcaaattcttccAGAGGCACTCCAGCTTCTTCACATAGGCGCAGAATAGTACTAGGATATCCTAGCCAGCTGTCCTGTTTGACCTTTTGAGCTATTTCAATGATGTTCTTGGCTATAATGTCTCCAACATTGATTTCCCCTCCTTTCAttatgcaatggatcattataGCTCTATTCACCGTTACCTCAGAGTTATTTGAAGTAGAGATCAATGACCTCCTCACTATGTCATGCCATCCTTTTGCTTGAGGTATGAGATCACCTCTCCGAAGTTTGAGTGGTCGGCCATGTGAATCCAATACCCAATCAGTGCCTACTCTGCACAAGTCACTCACCACATCCACATATCTTGGgtcattttcaaccctttcttCATAGCTAGGTCGTTTGAACTATTTGTGCTTGACCCTTAGCACCCTATTGATGGTGTCCGGGCTAAAATCAACAATCACACCTCTTACATAACTCATGTaaggttcttcatcatcatattcTCTTATCACATTAGTGAAGAACTCATGGATGAGAAGCATGCTCACTTCTTNNNNNNNNNNNNNNNNNNNNNNNNNNNNNNNNNNNNNNNNNNNNNNNNNNNNNNNNNNNNNNNNNNNNNNNNNNNNNNNNNNNNNNNNNNNNNNNNNNNNNNNNNNNNNNNNNNNNNNNNNNNNNNNNNNNNNNNNNNNNNNNNNNNNNNNNNNNNNNNNNNNNNNNNNNNNNNNNNNNNNNNNNNNNNNNNNNNNNNNNNNNNNNNNNNNNNNNNNNNNNNNNNNNNNNNNNNNNNNNNNNNNNNNNNNNNNNNNNNNNNNNNNNNNNNNNNNNNNNNNNNNNNNNNNNNNNNNNNNNNNNNNNNNNNNNNNNNNNNNNNNNNNNNNNNNNNNNNNNNNNNNNNNNNNNNNNNNNNNNNNNNNNNNNNNNNNNNNNNNNNNNNNNNNNNNNNNNNNNNNNNNNNNNNNNNNNNNNNNNNNNNNNNNNNNNNNNNNNNNNNNNNNNNNNNNNNNNNNNNNNNNNNNNNNNNNNNNNNNNNNNNNNNNNNNNNNNNNNNNNNNNNNNNNNNNNNNNNNNNNNNNNNNNNNNNNNNNNNNNNNNNNNNNNNNNNNNNNNNNNNNNNNNNNNNNNNNNNNNNNNNNNNNNNNNNNNNNNNNNNNNNNNNNNNNNNNNNNNNNNNNNNNNNNNNNNNNNNNNNNNNNNNNNNNNNNNNNNNNNNNNNNNNNNNNNNNNGGCATGCTTCCTTGTGCCCAATGCATGTTGATTTGTTTTTCCCATGCATAAAGTTCAAAACTCATGTGACTTCCCTTCCTTGTGTATCCGTGACCTCACTCACCAAGATTCCCTatcatttctttccttctttcatTATATGCTTCCAAGATTCCCcatcacttctttctttctttcctgcaACAAAATGCCAAAGGCTTGAGATTCTTAAAGTGACATTAATAGCTAAAAGCTTATGATGATATTCCTATGCAAAATTGACTAAATTAGATTccctaatctatttttttttagcaTTAATAATGCAagtaaagacaccaaacttagtttgtgactaAATGTTCTATGGAATTAATTCCAAAGATAGCCACCTCAAACTTAGTAATTTACCTACATTAGATGCTATTTcacgttttttttttcctttttttttttataactaaagTAGATGACAATACTTTCATAGCCTAGCATTTTCGTGTATgtatggacaccaaacttagtttgtggctAAGTGTTGTAGAACACACATTTGCCATTACTTCAAgattggccacaccaaacttagtgcctTGCATACACCATGTACTAGTCTACTTGATCATTATTGGTtactaaaacatgaaaataaacgACTCCCTgtgcatgggttgcctcccatgaagcgctttgtttattgtccttagctcGACATTGCAGCTTCTTTGCTCATGTTAAGAGTTGCACACTCTCTTCCTTGTTCCAAGGGCCACCAAAATAGTGCTTCACCCTATGTCCATTAGCTGTGAAGGTTTGCTTTGAGGCTTCATCAAGTAATTCAACATAGCCATGAGGTGATACTTTGGTGATGGTGTATGGACCAGTCCATCTAGACCTCAGCTTCCCAGGGAAGATCTTCAATCTTGAATTGAATAGCAACACCTTTTGGCTCggttcaaatgctctttgagaaatcctcttatcatgccatctctttgcTCTCTCCTTGTATATTTTGGCATTGTCATATGCCTCCAATCTGAACTCCTCAAGCTCATTGAGTTGTAGCAACCTCTTCTCTCCTGCTGCTTGAGCATCTAAATTCAGAAGTTTGGTGGCCCAAAAGGCCTTATGTTCAAGCTCCACAGGGAAGtggcatgcctttccatacaccagctgaaatggagattttcctataggtgtcttgaaggctgtcctatatgcccaaagtgcatcatccagcttcctaacccaatcctttcttgttgttcccacagttttctccaagatcctttttagctctctgttggcaagttcagcctgcccattggtttgtgggtgatatgggGTNNNNNNNNNNNNNNNNNNNNNNNNNNNNNNNNNNNNNNNNNNNNNNNNNNNNNNNNNNNNNNNNNNNNNNNNNNNNNNNNNNNNNNNNNNNNNNNNNNNNNNNNNNNNNNNNNNNNNNNNNNNNNNNNNNNNNNNNNNNNNNNNNNNNNNNNNNNNNNNNNNNNNNNNNNNNNNNNNNNNNNNNNNNNNNNNNNNNNNNNNNNNNNNNNNNNNNNNNNNNNNNNNNNNNNNNNNNNNNNNNNNNNNNNNNNNNNNNNNNNNNNNNNNNNNNNNNNNNNNNNNNNNNNNNNNNNNNNNNNNNNNNNNNNNNNNNNNNNNNNNNNNNNNNNNNNNNNNNNNNNNNNNNNNNNNNNNNNNNNNNNNNNNNNNNNNNNNNNNNNNNNNNNNNNNNNNNNNNNNNNNNNNNNNNNNNNNNNNNNNNNNNNNNNNNNNNNNNNNNNNNNNNNNNNNNNNNNNNNNNNNNNNNNNNNNNNNNNNNNNNNNNNNNNNNNNNNNNNNNNNNNNNNNNNNCCTAAGAAACTTCTAACGGCTTTCACACTAGTTGGCAAAGgaagtttttctataatttctacttttgccttgtcaacttctataccttttcttgaaattttatgaccaagaacaatgccttcgggtaccatgaaatggcatttctcccaattcaaaactaagtttgtttcttggcatcttttcaagaCTAAGGTAAGATGGTGCAAGCAAGTATTGAAGGaatcaccaaaaacagagaaatcatccataaatacttcaataaatttttctaccatgtctgagaagattgatagcatgcacctttgaaatgTAGCTGGGGCATTACAcagtccaaatggcattctcctGTATGCAAAAACTCCAAAGGGACAAGTGAAGGAGGTCTTCTCTTGATCCATGGGGTCaaccactatctgattatatccagaatatccatcaagaaaacaatagtaggcatggccagccaacctttcaagcatctgatcaatgaaggGGAGAGGAAAGTGGTCTTTTCGTGTAGCATCATTCAGCCTTCTATAGTCTATGCACATTCTCCACCCTGTCACTGTTCGTGTTGGGataagctcattcttctcattaacaatGACAGTCATCCCCCCTTTCTTAGGCACTACTTGCACTGGACTGACCCATGGGCTGTCAGATATAGGGTAGATGATCCCAGCCTTACACAACTTCAAGACTTCCTTTTGAacaacttccttcattgtaggattcaatcttctttggggttgtaCCACCGGTTTGGAACCCTCCTCTAAGAGTATCTTGTGCATGTATACAGCAGGGCTTATGCCTTTcaagtcatcaatggtccatcccaATGCCTCTTTGTGAGCTTTCAAAACCACAAggagcttttcttcttcttctgcattcAATGTGGAATTGATGATTACTGGGAAGCTATCCTTCTCaccaagaaatgcatatttaaGATGAGGGGGTAGTGGTTTCAACTCTTGTTGTGGTGCCTCTTCTTTGGTAGCTTCACTTGGTTCCTTTGATGCTTCCAACGTGTTTTCTTCTTGTCCCTTGATGTTATGGGCTTCCTCTTGTTTCATTTGATGGTTCGTGTCAAGCACTTCTTCAACCAAAGAATCTACTACATCAATCCTCATGCAATTTTCTTTCTCAACAGGGTGTTGCAACATCAATCCTCATGCAACTTTCTTTCTCAGCAGGGTATTGCATTGCCTTGAAGATGTTTATAGTCATTTGCTCATCATGTACTCTAAAGATCATCTCCCCCTTTTCCACACCAATGATTgttctagcagtggccaaaaagggtctaccaagaatAACTAAATTATTTCCTTCTTCATCCATATCTAAGACCACAAAGTCGGCTGGGAATATAAAAATTCCCACTTTCACCAAGAGATTCTCAACTACTCCATTTGGTACTTTGATGGATCTGTCAGCAAGTTGAAGTGACATCCTTGTGGGTTTAAGCTCTTcaatcatcatcttcttcatcatgGTAAGGGGCATTAGGTTAATgcttgctcccaggtcacaAAGTGATTTGTCAACGGCCATACTCCCAATCGTGCAGGGTATGAGGAAGCTGCCAGGGTCTTTGAGTTTTGGAGGTAACCCTTTttgaatgatggcactacacTCTTGAGTAAGAATCACAGTTTCATTCTCCTgccagcttctcttcttggtgatcAATTCTTTAAGAAATTTTACATATAATGGCATTTACTCCAAAGCCTCGGCCAAAGGAATGTTGATTTCAAGTTTCTTAAAGATTTCCAAAAATTTTGGGAATTGTTGGTCCTTTG
The Arachis duranensis cultivar V14167 chromosome 5, aradu.V14167.gnm2.J7QH, whole genome shotgun sequence genome window above contains:
- the LOC107489461 gene encoding uncharacterized protein LOC107489461, with translation MPLYVKFLKELITKKRSWQENETVILTQECSAIIQKGLPPKLKDPGSFLIPCTIGSMAVDKSLCDLGASINLMPLTMMKKMMIEELKPTRMSLQLADRSIKVPNGVVENLLVKVGIFIFPADFVVLDMDEEGNNLVILGRPFLATARTIIGVEKGEMIFRVHDEQMTINIFKAMQYPAEKESCMRIDVATPC